From Brassica oleracea var. oleracea cultivar TO1000 chromosome C3, BOL, whole genome shotgun sequence, a single genomic window includes:
- the LOC106332378 gene encoding basic endochitinase CHB4-like, whose translation MALTKISLVFLLCLLGFYSKTVKSQNCGCAPNFCCSQFGYCGTTDAYCGAGCRSGPCRGSGTPSGGGSVGSIVTQGFFNNIINRAGNGCAGKRFYTRNSFINAANTFPNFANSVTRREIATMFAHFTHETGHFCYIEEINGASRDYCDENNRQYPCSPGKGYYGRGPIQLSWNYNYGPCGRSLGLNLLGQPELVGSNPTVAFRTGLWFWMNSVRPVLNQGFGATIRAINGMECNRGNPDAVNARIRYYRNYCRQLGVDPGPNLGC comes from the exons ATGGCTCTCACAAAAATCTCTTTAGTCTTTCTCCTCTGCCTCTTAGGTTTCTACTCCAAAACCGTCAAGTCTCAGAACTGCGGTTGCGCCCCAAACTTTTGTTGCAGCCAGTTCGGTTATTGCGGTACCACTGATGCTTACTGCGGTGCCGGGTGCCGATCAGGTCCTTGTAGAGGCAGTGGAACCCCTTCTGGTGGTGGATCGGTCGGTAGCATTGTGACACAAGGTTTCTTCAACAACATTATCAACCGGGCCGGTAATGGCTGTGCCGGGAAAAGATTCTACACCCGCAACTCTTTCATCAACGCTGCTAATACATTCCCAAACTTTGCTAATTCCGTAACTAGGCGTGAAATTGCAACCATGTTTGCTCATTTCACTCACGAGACCGGAC ACTTCTGCTATATAGAAGAAATAAACGGAGCGTCACGAGACTACTGCGACGAGAACAACAGGCAGTACCCATGTTCACCGGGTAAAGGCTACTACGGTCGTGGACCAATCCAACTATCATGGAACTACAATTACGGACCATGCGGCAGGAGTCTCGGCCTTAATCTCCTAGGCCAGCCAGAACTAGTGGGTAGCAACCCAACTGTGGCTTTCAGGACAGGTCTCTGGTTTTGGATGAATAGTGTAAGACCGGTACTGAACCAAGGGTTTGGAGCGACCATTAGAGCCATCAACGGAATGGAGTGTAACCGTGGGAATCCGGATGCCGTCAATGCAAGGATTAGGTACTATAGAAACTACTGTCGACAGCTTGGTGTCGACCCTGGTCCTAACCTTGGCTGCTAA
- the LOC106332373 gene encoding MYB-like transcription factor TCL1 encodes MDDTNRLRRLRSHKHTKFIRHNSEEVTSIKWEFINMTEQEEDLISRMYRLVGNRWDLIAGRVAGRRASEIERYWIMKNNDYFSKQ; translated from the exons ATGGATGATACCAACCGTCTTCGCCGCCTTCGAAGTCACAAGCATACCAAGTTCATTCGACATAACTCCGAAG AAGTGACTAGTATCAAATGGGAGTTTATCAATATGACCGAACAAGAAGAAGATCTCATCTCTCGAATGTACAGACTTGTCGGTAATAG GTGGGATCTAATAGCAGGAAGAGTGGCAGGACGAAGAGCAAGTGAGATAGAAAGATATTGGATAATGAAAAATAATGACTATTTCTCAAAACAATAA
- the LOC106329824 gene encoding mitogen-activated protein kinase kinase kinase ANP1-like: protein MAGPDLFFVKLLGKGSFGSVSLYQGVRYDGAMVSVAVKTSDSQHAESLFREVQILSEFKGCPRIVQCYETRVEASLNRFNGCVEYKIPLEYAPGGSLMSFINKFKDNKLPDPLIRDFTRMLLQGLATIHAHGYVHCDLKPENVLVFPRYAYKNGAWRSSFELKISDFGLSRREGDSSWWEPNHPFAGTSIYMSPDSVSYGETGKDLDLWSLGCCVLEMYTGEGPWCHKNYEVDDLMNGQEPLIPSDLPFEAKLFIMTCFAPRTKDATRLLKHIFVREDDGNKITQPSPVSDNIKAKSALQLANFVRRNVSTTKTIRVLAAAQVMPSKTIMA, encoded by the coding sequence ATGGCAGGACCAGATTTGTTCTTTGTAAAGCTTCTCGGCAAAGGTTCCTTTGGTTCGGTCAGTCTCTATCAAGGCGTACGCTACGACGGCGCTATGGTCTCCGTAGCCGTCAAAACCTCGGACAGCCAACACGCCGAGTCTCTATTCAGAGAGGTTCAAATCCTGTCTGAATTCAAAGGGTGTCCGAGAATTGTCCAGTGCTACGAGACGAGAGTGGAAGCAAGTCTGAACCGATTTAATGGTTGTGTGGAGTACAAGATTCCCTTGGAGTACGCTCCTGGTGGAAGCCTGATGAGTTTCATCAACAAATTCAAAGACAATAAGCTGCCTGATCCTTTGATCAGAGACTTTACTCGTATGCTTCTCCAAGGCTTAGCCACGATCCACGCACACGGTTACGTTCACTGCGACCTCAAACCAGAGAACGTCCTCGTTTTCCCTAGGTACGCCTACAAGAACGGCGCGTGGAGATCTTCGTTCGAGTTGAAAATTTCTGATTTTGGTTTGTCGAGAAGGGAAGGAGACAGTAGCTGGTGGGAACCTAATCATCCGTTCGCGGGAACATCGATCTACATGTCTCCGGACTCGGTTTCTTACGGAGAGACAGGGAAAGATCTCGACTTATGGTCGTTGGGGTGCTGTGTACTGGAGATGTACACTGGGGAGGGACCTTGGTGTCATAAGAACTATGAAGTGGATGATCTCATGAATGGCCAAGAGCCGCTGATTCCAAGCGACCTTCCTTTCGAAGCAAAACTCTTTATCATGACTTGCTTTGCGCCTAGGACAAAAGACGCGACAAGATTGTTGAAGCATATATTCGTGCGTGAAGACGACGGGAACAAGATCACACAGCCTTCTCCTGTGAGTGATAATATAAAGGCAAAATCAGCTCTGCAACTGGCGAACTTTGTTAGAAGGAATGTTTCTACAACCAAAACCATTCGTGTGCTTGCTGCTGCTCAAGTCATGCCTAGTAAGACCATCATGGCCTAG